A window of Silurus meridionalis isolate SWU-2019-XX chromosome 4, ASM1480568v1, whole genome shotgun sequence contains these coding sequences:
- the rmdn1 gene encoding regulator of microtubule dynamics protein 1, with product MAAVSPLRGFTRLASGITRRHCGFFRKSVTSTRNAALLIALPPLSYLGYKTLWRASCATAVFALDKAEEIVEQADYLYSCGETEKLYQLLLQYKDSDDAEFLWRLARSSRDLALLPNIAADQKKKLIYDAFNYANKALEKNEACFAAHKWYAVCISDLGDYEGIKVKIGNSLIIKEHLERALELNPKDATSFHILGHWCFAFAELPWYQRKVAAVLFASPPTSTYEEALAFFLRAEEVDPNFYSKNLLMLGKTYMMLKNPEKALLWLNKARDYPVVTEEDKQVHKEAQDLLKTLKG from the exons ATGGCCGCTGTCTCTCCGCTGCGGGGTTTCACACGTCTGGCGAGCGGAATAACACGGCGACACTGCGGCTTCTTCCGGAAGAGTGTGACCTCA ACTCGGAACGCTGCCTTACTCATCGCTTTACCTCCATTATCTTATCTGGGATATAAAACACTGTGGAGAGCTTCTTGTGCAACTGCAGTGTTTGCACTTGACAAAG CTGAGGAAATTGTAGAACAAGCCGACTACTTGTACAGCTGTGGAGAAACAGAGAAACTTTACCAGCTGCTGCTGCAATATAAAGACAG TGATGATGCAGAGTTCCTGTGGAGACTGGCTCGATCTTCCCGGGACCTCGCTTTGCTGCCCAACATCGCTGCTgaccaaaagaaaaaactcatCTACGATGCATTCAACTACGCCAACAAAGCACTAGAGAAAAACGAAGCCTGCTTTGCTGCACATAAA tgGTATGCTGTTTGCATAAGTGATTTAGGAGACTATGAAGGGATCAAAGTTAAAATAGGAAATTCCTTAATCATTAAGGAGCATTTGGAG AGAGCTCTTGAGCTAAATCCGAAGGATGCCACTTCTTTCCACATCCTGGGTCACTG GTGTTTTGCCTTTGCTGAATTGCCGTGGTACCAGCGTAAAGTCGCAGCGGTTCTGTTCGCATCCCCGCCAACTTCTACTTACGAAGAG GCATTGGCGTTTTTTCTGCGAGCTGAGGAAG TGGATCCAAACTTCTATAGCAAGAATCTTTTGATGCTTGGGAAGACATACATGATGCTCAAGAACCCGGAGAAGGCTCTTCTTTGGCTCAACAAAGCACGAGACTATCCTGTTGTTACAGAAGAGGACAAACAG GTTCACAAAGAAGCGCAAGATTTGCTCAAGACTCTAAAAGGTTGA